A window of Micrococcus endophyticus contains these coding sequences:
- a CDS encoding S8 family serine peptidase yields the protein MKSSVQHSNRRRVGALLAGAVLAGGALTSSPAFAAPAEGARAEQAPRPAAAAPLATADAADPNADGYDSFIVTYKETAQNSNGKGRALAWGKAAKAAGVSVKELRETALGSHVVQADRKLDQSESARFMADLKASGAVEDVEPNAIMTATGLSPADALYSQQWGFTGTNGMRVPGAWDYNTGSGVTVAVLDTGITSHPDLDRNVVAGYDFNSSSAAARDGNGRDSNPRDEGDWYAAGECGASQPGNSSWHGTHVAGTVAAVTDTQGVVGVAPNAKIQPVRVLGKCGGSLADIADAIVWASGGSVTGVPANANPADVINMSLGGSGTCGTTYQNAINAAVNRGVPVVVAAGNENQPAANARPANCSNVITVAASTSQGARSSFSNYGSAVDVTAPGSSIISTINKGLTTPTTAGHASYNGTSMATPHVAGLTALMLAQQPGITPAQVESTLKSTARSMPVACSAGCGAGLVDATRAVAALGGGTTTPEEPTPTGVIVNGGFESGATGWTGTPSDFVGNAAGYARSGSNYGVLNGYGRSNTGTVEQRVTVPASGASLSYWLQVGSDETTTRSQYDTLAVQVVDGSQTTTVKSHSNLEKGTSYAQHTVDLSAYKGKTVTLRFRGVEDYSNSTVFRIDDVAVTAK from the coding sequence GTGAAGTCCTCCGTGCAGCACAGCAACCGCCGTCGCGTCGGCGCCCTCCTGGCCGGCGCCGTCCTCGCCGGCGGCGCCCTGACCAGCTCGCCCGCGTTCGCCGCCCCCGCCGAGGGCGCCCGGGCCGAGCAGGCCCCCCGCCCCGCCGCCGCGGCCCCGCTGGCCACCGCCGACGCCGCGGACCCCAACGCCGACGGCTACGACTCCTTCATCGTCACCTACAAGGAGACCGCGCAGAACTCCAACGGCAAGGGCCGCGCCCTGGCCTGGGGCAAGGCCGCCAAGGCCGCCGGCGTCTCGGTGAAGGAGCTGCGCGAGACCGCCCTCGGCTCCCACGTGGTCCAGGCCGACCGCAAGCTGGACCAGTCCGAGTCCGCCCGGTTCATGGCCGACCTCAAGGCCTCCGGCGCCGTCGAGGACGTCGAGCCCAACGCCATCATGACCGCCACCGGGCTGAGCCCGGCGGACGCCCTCTACTCCCAGCAGTGGGGCTTCACCGGCACCAACGGCATGCGCGTGCCCGGCGCCTGGGACTACAACACCGGCTCCGGCGTCACCGTGGCCGTGCTCGACACGGGCATCACCTCCCACCCCGACCTCGACCGCAACGTCGTGGCCGGCTACGACTTCAACTCCAGCTCCGCCGCGGCGCGCGACGGCAACGGCCGCGACTCCAACCCGCGCGACGAGGGCGACTGGTACGCCGCCGGCGAGTGCGGTGCCTCGCAGCCCGGCAACTCCTCCTGGCACGGCACCCACGTGGCCGGCACCGTCGCCGCCGTGACGGACACCCAGGGCGTGGTGGGCGTGGCCCCGAACGCCAAGATCCAGCCCGTCCGCGTCCTCGGCAAGTGCGGCGGCTCGCTGGCCGACATCGCCGACGCCATCGTCTGGGCCTCGGGCGGCAGCGTCACCGGCGTGCCCGCGAACGCCAACCCGGCGGACGTGATCAACATGTCCCTCGGCGGCTCCGGCACCTGCGGCACCACCTACCAGAACGCGATCAACGCCGCCGTGAACCGCGGCGTGCCCGTGGTCGTCGCCGCCGGCAACGAGAACCAGCCGGCCGCCAACGCCCGCCCGGCCAACTGCTCCAACGTCATCACCGTGGCCGCCTCCACCAGCCAGGGCGCCCGCTCCTCATTCTCCAACTACGGCTCCGCCGTGGACGTGACCGCCCCCGGCAGCAGCATCATCTCCACCATCAACAAGGGTCTGACCACGCCGACCACGGCCGGCCACGCCTCCTACAACGGCACCTCCATGGCCACCCCGCACGTCGCGGGCCTGACCGCCCTGATGCTCGCCCAGCAGCCGGGCATCACCCCGGCCCAGGTGGAGTCCACCCTGAAGTCCACCGCGCGTTCCATGCCCGTCGCCTGCTCCGCGGGCTGCGGCGCCGGCCTCGTGGACGCCACCCGGGCCGTCGCGGCGCTGGGCGGCGGGACCACCACCCCGGAGGAGCCGACCCCCACCGGCGTCATCGTGAACGGCGGCTTCGAGTCCGGCGCCACCGGCTGGACCGGCACCCCCTCGGACTTCGTGGGCAACGCCGCCGGCTACGCCCGCTCGGGCTCCAACTACGGCGTGCTCAACGGCTACGGCCGCTCGAACACCGGCACCGTGGAGCAGCGCGTCACCGTCCCGGCCTCCGGCGCGAGCCTGAGCTACTGGCTGCAGGTCGGCTCGGACGAGACCACCACCCGCTCGCAGTACGACACCCTGGCCGTGCAGGTCGTGGACGGCTCCCAGACCACCACCGTGAAGTCGCACTCCAACCTCGAGAAGGGCACCTCCTACGCCCAGCACACCGTGGACCTGTCCGCCTACAAGGGCAAGACCGTGACCCTGCGGTTCCGCGGCGTGGAGGACTACTCCAACTCGACCGTGTTCCGCATCGACGACGTGGCCGTCACCGCCAAGTGA